The following are from one region of the Gryllotalpicola protaetiae genome:
- a CDS encoding ABC transporter permease has protein sequence MTAVVSPPRVGAMDSLADLPRRTARRRRGELFPAEPANWKIAVTVAAIVLGIVLAWELLADAGIVSVFFWSKPSMIWRSLLTNITKGSMIADIRFTFTSTILGFVIGVLGGAIVGLSFWWSRFYAKVAEPLLIALEAMPKLALAPMIVLALGIGLPSKVAMATAIVIIIQILNAHAAVRHVDRDEQTLLYSLGASRWQVFTKVVFPATLPHIIASFRVAIGLALTGAIVGEYVGSQNGLGKMIQLAASTFDISLIWVGVFTLAVMAFLLYIVVGVIERILIRLIRG, from the coding sequence ATGACCGCAGTCGTCTCGCCGCCCCGAGTAGGCGCGATGGATTCCCTGGCCGACCTTCCGAGACGTACGGCACGCCGTCGTCGAGGCGAACTCTTCCCGGCCGAGCCGGCGAACTGGAAGATCGCAGTGACGGTGGCCGCGATCGTGCTGGGCATCGTGCTCGCGTGGGAGCTGCTCGCAGACGCAGGCATCGTCAGCGTCTTCTTCTGGTCGAAACCGAGCATGATCTGGCGGTCCCTCCTGACGAACATCACGAAGGGCTCGATGATCGCCGACATCCGCTTCACCTTCACCTCGACGATCCTCGGCTTCGTGATCGGCGTGCTCGGCGGCGCAATAGTGGGACTGTCGTTCTGGTGGTCGCGCTTCTACGCCAAGGTCGCGGAGCCGTTGCTGATCGCTCTCGAAGCCATGCCGAAGCTCGCCCTCGCCCCGATGATCGTGCTGGCGCTCGGAATCGGGCTCCCGTCCAAGGTCGCGATGGCCACCGCGATCGTCATCATCATCCAGATCCTCAATGCCCACGCCGCGGTCAGGCATGTCGACCGCGACGAGCAGACGCTGCTCTATTCGCTCGGCGCGAGCCGCTGGCAGGTCTTCACCAAGGTTGTGTTCCCGGCGACACTTCCGCACATCATCGCGAGCTTCCGCGTCGCGATCGGTCTCGCGCTCACCGGCGCGATCGTCGGCGAGTACGTCGGGTCGCAGAACGGCCTCGGCAAGATGATCCAGCTCGCGGCATCCACTTTCGACATCTCGCTGATCTGGGTCGGCGTGTTCACGCTCGCCGTTATGGCATTCCTGCTCTACATCGTCGTCGGAGTGATCGAGCGCATCCTGATCCGCCTGATCCGCGGCTGA
- a CDS encoding ABC transporter ATP-binding protein, giving the protein MSREFPSNTGAAATIALDNASFTVKPGEFLSIIGPSGCGKSTLFNIIAGLDLPSSGRVAINGEAIIGQQGHVGYLLQKDLLLPWRSILNNVIIGMEISGVPKRKAREIAMPFLEAYGLGDFADHRPDQLSGGMRQRAALLRTVLFNRDVILLDEPFGKLDAQTRATMQEWLLDLWDDFQKTVVFVTHDIDEAVYLSDRVIVMSPRPGRIVADIPIALDRPRKPAVVTSDDFIAYKTRILTLLHRAQEAEAPEI; this is encoded by the coding sequence GTGTCTCGAGAATTCCCCTCGAACACAGGCGCCGCAGCGACGATCGCCCTCGACAACGCGTCATTCACTGTGAAGCCGGGTGAGTTCCTGTCGATCATCGGCCCCAGCGGCTGCGGCAAGAGCACCCTGTTCAACATCATCGCCGGACTGGACCTGCCGAGCTCCGGCAGGGTCGCGATCAACGGCGAGGCGATCATCGGCCAGCAGGGCCACGTCGGCTATCTACTGCAGAAGGACCTCCTGCTGCCGTGGCGCAGTATCCTCAACAACGTCATCATCGGCATGGAGATCTCGGGAGTGCCGAAGCGCAAGGCTCGCGAGATCGCGATGCCGTTCCTCGAGGCGTACGGACTCGGGGACTTCGCCGACCATCGTCCCGACCAGCTGTCCGGCGGCATGCGGCAGCGCGCCGCTCTGCTGCGCACCGTGCTGTTCAATCGCGATGTCATCCTTCTCGACGAGCCGTTCGGCAAGCTCGACGCCCAGACGCGGGCGACGATGCAGGAATGGCTGCTCGATCTTTGGGACGACTTCCAGAAGACGGTCGTGTTCGTCACCCACGACATCGACGAGGCCGTCTATCTCTCGGACCGCGTGATTGTCATGTCACCGCGTCCAGGCCGGATCGTCGCCGACATCCCGATCGCGCTCGATCGCCCGCGCAAACCCGCTGTCGTCACCAGCGACGACTTCATCGCATACAAGACCCGCATCCTGACGCTGCTTCACCGCGCCCAGGAAGCTGAAGCTCCGGAGATCTGA
- a CDS encoding CGNR zinc finger domain-containing protein produces the protein MVLKGMMTRPSGSHRDQLVMAAISLTNLLAPGFSNGVPYAPSEDPAETVAAANAVCEHFYRKQVAFTVAEVDRLLALARRLHELLLDLADDDLPTAVPKINALLADFPARLHLSSEPPWALHYQDHSASAVEGWQVGCGAALASWVSSGATQYISRCEAVRCDRVFFDDTRSGTRRFCSSRCQNRDKVRAYRLRQAIKDAR, from the coding sequence ATGGTGCTCAAGGGGATGATGACCCGACCGAGCGGCTCGCATCGGGATCAGCTCGTTATGGCCGCGATCTCCCTGACCAACCTGCTCGCGCCGGGCTTCTCGAACGGCGTGCCCTACGCGCCGTCGGAAGACCCTGCGGAGACCGTCGCGGCGGCCAATGCCGTATGCGAGCACTTCTATCGCAAGCAGGTGGCATTCACCGTGGCGGAGGTCGACCGGCTGCTCGCCTTGGCGCGACGGCTACACGAGTTGCTGCTGGATCTCGCCGACGACGACCTGCCGACCGCCGTGCCGAAGATCAATGCGCTGCTCGCTGATTTCCCTGCGCGGCTGCACCTCTCGAGCGAGCCACCCTGGGCGCTGCACTACCAGGACCACAGCGCAAGCGCCGTCGAGGGCTGGCAGGTCGGGTGCGGCGCAGCACTTGCTTCCTGGGTCTCCTCCGGCGCGACTCAATACATCTCGCGATGCGAAGCGGTGCGCTGCGACAGGGTGTTCTTCGACGACACCCGCAGCGGCACTCGGCGATTCTGCAGCTCGCGATGCCAGAACCGTGACAAGGTGCGCGCCTATCGCCTTCGCCAGGCGATCAAGGACGCTCGCTGA
- a CDS encoding asparaginase domain-containing protein, whose product MAESKRVRIAHLSGPTATIQNTPPLVTSNKARAQRGLPLLTDENGVPLKFDALRAQRLAAPATIYVEQFSAHPLEKDAAELYGVPDGYVGPDGTFRENAATEADRPVYAITLDPSDGLYPLPYMAVQADGTPWEEEMAVALGPASAARQGFFPDGSRSFEEIDRLGIEDRGTASPISSRADVDFYRVAPPAGYTKGLPAEERTDVGTGDIAPESRGTHFNGYKPAHLSTVPPRPALAKITNDAQAIASSGKYDGLIWTQGSPQVEETAYWFSLLIDTTLPICGNAAQRPQGMISNDGPKNIVDSIAFIQSRAWADAEGRNRCGVVVIEEQQYFAAREVYKSDARPGNYRATGGHGGILGQTSHTGAISLTYLPAYKHTHLSDLNVTRLPDTVDAVTRKAAGLELVSVAIKDADGRITEDAIPSVSIVKEGGYFDEDYGVGPDELPIIQAVIDQKLGLGRLSGIVIEGLVPYGRLPSKASEALLQRAVFSGIPVARVGRGTPEGFADWTPFTIAGSNLTSIKARLLLMASLMKLGSLPIAADPTSPTAEEKAATIAAVKRYQEIFLTH is encoded by the coding sequence GTGGCAGAATCGAAGCGCGTACGGATCGCTCATCTGAGCGGCCCGACGGCGACCATCCAGAACACGCCGCCCCTGGTCACCTCGAACAAAGCCCGCGCACAGCGTGGGCTTCCGCTCTTGACCGATGAGAACGGGGTTCCCCTCAAATTCGATGCGCTGCGCGCCCAGCGTCTGGCAGCGCCCGCGACGATCTACGTCGAGCAGTTCTCTGCACACCCGCTGGAGAAGGACGCCGCGGAGCTCTACGGGGTTCCTGACGGCTACGTCGGGCCCGACGGCACCTTCCGCGAGAATGCGGCGACTGAAGCCGACCGCCCGGTATACGCGATCACACTCGACCCCTCCGACGGCCTCTACCCGCTGCCGTACATGGCCGTGCAGGCCGATGGCACGCCGTGGGAGGAGGAGATGGCGGTAGCGCTCGGGCCCGCCTCTGCGGCGCGGCAGGGCTTCTTTCCCGACGGTTCCCGCAGCTTCGAAGAGATCGATCGCCTCGGCATCGAGGACCGCGGCACGGCGAGTCCGATCTCGTCGCGCGCCGACGTGGATTTCTACCGCGTCGCGCCGCCGGCCGGATACACCAAAGGCCTTCCTGCAGAAGAGCGTACCGACGTCGGCACCGGCGACATCGCCCCCGAGTCGCGCGGAACCCACTTCAACGGATACAAGCCGGCTCACCTTTCGACCGTGCCTCCTCGCCCCGCGCTCGCCAAGATCACGAACGACGCGCAGGCCATCGCGTCCAGCGGCAAGTACGACGGGCTGATCTGGACCCAGGGCAGTCCGCAGGTCGAGGAGACTGCGTACTGGTTCAGCCTGCTCATCGACACGACTCTGCCGATCTGCGGCAACGCGGCGCAGCGCCCGCAGGGCATGATCAGCAACGACGGGCCCAAGAACATCGTCGACTCGATCGCGTTCATCCAGTCGCGCGCGTGGGCGGACGCCGAAGGGCGGAACCGCTGCGGCGTGGTCGTGATCGAGGAGCAGCAGTACTTCGCAGCCCGCGAGGTCTACAAGAGCGACGCGCGACCGGGCAACTATCGTGCGACGGGCGGACACGGAGGCATCCTCGGGCAGACGAGCCACACGGGCGCGATCTCGCTCACCTACCTGCCCGCCTACAAGCACACGCACCTGTCCGACCTGAATGTCACCCGCCTGCCGGACACTGTCGACGCCGTCACACGGAAGGCTGCCGGCCTCGAGCTGGTCAGCGTCGCCATCAAGGATGCCGATGGAAGGATCACCGAGGATGCGATCCCCTCGGTGTCGATCGTCAAAGAAGGCGGCTACTTCGACGAGGACTACGGAGTCGGCCCCGACGAGTTGCCCATCATCCAGGCCGTGATCGACCAGAAGCTGGGACTCGGGCGTCTCTCCGGCATCGTCATCGAGGGTCTCGTCCCCTACGGTCGGCTCCCTTCCAAGGCGTCAGAAGCGCTGCTGCAGCGCGCGGTGTTCAGCGGCATTCCTGTGGCCCGCGTAGGTCGGGGGACTCCGGAAGGCTTCGCCGACTGGACACCGTTCACCATCGCCGGTTCGAACCTCACCTCGATCAAGGCGCGCCTTCTGCTCATGGCTTCGCTCATGAAGCTCGGCTCCCTGCCGATCGCCGCAGATCCCACGTCGCCGACGGCGGAGGAAAAGGCCGCCACGATCGCCGCTGTAAAGCGGTATCAGGAAATCTTCCTCACCCATTGA